A genomic stretch from Spodoptera frugiperda isolate SF20-4 chromosome 14, AGI-APGP_CSIRO_Sfru_2.0, whole genome shotgun sequence includes:
- the LOC126911354 gene encoding O-acyltransferase like protein-like: MVNFDIKHSCQAITWYVPCDYHLTILGTLIFFFYQKKRKLGYTVFVAVLLLSMIVPGVLTYWLNFQAVILLEFGKHIMNYRDTWQFNYIYTPFYSRGSPYLVGIAMGYLTTIYKPADYRKCVPKTWSIIATAVSVCAMLFTMSIAYIIVCRGYDTLEAAIFVGTKRILWSAAICCIIGMCEYGTVPIVSNMLSWSAFTPLSRLSYGIYMVHPLVIQKFQLSQRSTHFFDFYCIFFSAVGASVISIGLSYAMWLFVEAPLINITNQLLFNKLNGAVGATATNGTQHRNGDTKTKSS, translated from the exons ATGGTGAATTTCGACATAAAACACAGT TGTCAAGCAATCACTTGGTACGTGCCCTGTGACTATCACCTCACAATCCTGGGCACTCTCATCTTCTTCTTCTATCAGAAGAAAAGGAAGCTTGGCTATACAGTGTTTGTAGCTGTGCTACTCCTGTCCATGATCGTTCCTGGAGTATTGACGTACTGGCTTAATTTCCAGGCTGTGATTTTATTGGAGTTTgg CAAGCACATAATGAACTACCGTGACACTTGGCAGTTCAACTACATCTACACTCCGTTCTACAGCCGCGGCAGTCCGTACCTCGTGGGCATCGCCATGGGGTACCTCACAACCATCTACAAACCTGCTGACTACAGGAAATGTGTTCCTAAA ACTTGGTCTATAATCGCTACGGCTGTGAGTGTGTGTGCCATGCTGTTCACCATGTCCATAGCTTATATAATCGTTTGCCGAGGGTATGACACTCTGGAGGCTGCTATCTTCGTAGGCACGAAGAGGATCCTTTGGTCTGCTGCCATCTGCTGCATTATAGGGATGTGTGAATATGGAACTGTTC CTATAGTCTCCAATATGCTGAGTTGGTCCGCGTTCACACCTCTAAGTCGGCTGTCCTACGGCATTTACATGGTCCACCCGCTAGTGATACAGAAGTTCCAACTCTCTCAACGGTCGACTCACTTTTTCGATTTCTATTGTATT TTTTTCAGCGCAGTAGGAGCATCGGTTATATCAATAGGGCTCAGTTACGCGATGTGGCTGTTTGTGGAGGCGCCACTGATCAACATCACCAACCAGCTCTTGTTCAACAA acTAAATGGAGCAGTTGGAGCTACTGCTACGAATGGAACCCAACATAGAAATGGCGATACTAAGACCAAATCTTCGtaa